The DNA region ATGAGCTCCTAAGAGATTTGATTTCATGATGCTATGCTTTATATAATTAAAATGATAGTCTTACAATATTGAAACCAAGAGTAAGGAGACAGTTATGGGTCTTGATGCAAAAGAATTAACAGAGCTTTCAAAACATGCCGCCAAGGCAAGGCGCAATTTAGATAACCTTTTAGATTTTGTAGACCTTATGAATAAAGAGGGAGAAAACTTAGAGGGTGATATAGTTCCTCCGGGAGATAAGATAAAAGAGCTATCAGATCAAATGTCTAAGCATGTTGATGAAATAAAAGTGCTAATTGACACTGAGCTTGACAGAATACCTATAGACCAAGAAGAGCTTAAAGAAGCTGCAGAGAAATTAAACTTATATCACGGCGATATTCACCAAGTGCTCGCTTGGGCTGATGGACAAAAAACAAATTATAAAGAAAATTCCTATTGGTGGCGCTATTGGGTCGGAATCATTGATATCGTAATGCAGCACGAGATGGAAAATCCTAGTAAGCCTATGGCAAAGGGTGTTCAGTTTATGGAGAAGATTGACTGATTTTAGCCATTTATTTCAGGAACTATTTCTTTAGTAACTATCTCAATTGATTTAAATATCTCATCAAGGCTCTCACATGCCGGATCCAAAACCATATGTGATACCCCGATCTCCTCATATTGCTTTATGATAGCAATAATCTCATCTACACTTCCCTTGATTAGATAAGGCGGATCATTTCCTTCAGGATCATCGTTTTGAATAAATCCTCGATCCAATATTTCTAGGCGGTTTCTAACAGAAAATGTGAAGTTGGATAGATCCTTTCCTTTCTGATAGGAAAGCTGCTCCAGTTTTGAAATACCGTCTTTTACATCATCGGGACTGACCCATGTGGGCTGCCACCCGTCTCCATATTCTGCTGCTCTTTTTATGGCATATTCACTTGAGCCTGCGATAAAAATTGGAGGATGGGGTTTGGTATGTGGCTTAGGATAAAATTTTATATTTGAGAAGCTGCAAAACTCACCATCATAGCTTGGATCATCACTTGTCCATAGCTCCTTAATCGCTTCTAGGTATTCATTAGTTCTTGATCCTCTTTTCTCATAAGGCACGCTAAGGGCCGCGTACTCCTCTTTCATCCATCCCGGCCCAATTCCAAAAATGACACGACCTGTACTTAGAACATCCAATGTTGCAATCATCTTTGCAACTACTACAGGATTTCTGTAAGGAAGTATAATGACACTCGTACCGAGAGTTATTTTGGAAGTTTCTGCAGCAATATAGGAAAGAAGAACAAATGGATCGTAGAACATCTCGCTAAATGAGCCCAAATGACGCTCGGGCATCACAACATGATCACTCACCCAGATAGAATCTATACCAAGATCCTCTGCAGCTTTTGCTATTTCAATATTATCTCTTGCTTCAAGTGATAAACGTATGGGAAGTGTTATTCCAAATTTCATATTGGCTTATTAGATTAATGTTATTTATTCAAATGCCAAATATAGTAGTTTAGAAATGTAGCAAATGTAACCCATGCTAAATAAGGTAATAAAAGCGCTCCTGCTAATCTGTTTAGTTTCCAAAACATAATCAGTGTGATAAGTATTAGCAGCCATAATAATATAATGTCTAGAAGAGCTAAACCTATATTTTGCATCCCAAAGAAAAACCATGACCATAGAGCGTTTAATACAAGTTGGGCAATAAAGTAGGCTATTGGAATACCTGCAAGTTTAAATCCATAATCTTTCCACACCAGCCAAACGGATACTCCCATCAAAAAATATAGCACAGTCCATACCGGGCCAAATATCCAGTTAGGAGGATTCCATTCAGGCTTGCCTAGGGTCTGATACCACTCCCCAGGGCCGAATTGAGAACCCACAATTGCCGGCAAAAAACATATTACTATCCAGATTATTAGTCCTATTATTTTCATAATTGTATTTGTTGTTATAATAGACTCATTATAAATTCTTAGTTTTAGTGTACTTTCTCTAATCAGAACTACAACCATGAATAATAGTCAGAGCAATAACACAGAGATAGACATTACTAAAAACCGCTCTAAGAAAAGTTGGGCTATTTCCGTAGCGATACTGATTTCCCTTAGTGTTTATATATTAATTTTCTGGGCTCGTCTAGCAAAGCTGCTGCCAGAACCATATAACAGCTGGACATTTATTTATGAGCCGCTTATTGGCCCGTGGTGGATCAACAATTTCTTTTTGGATCTGCCTGTTTACACAAGGCTTGAGATTCTTTGGTACATACTATGCTTTATCTCATCAATGTTAATTCCGATAATTGTAATTCTGCTTAGCAAAAGGAAACTCACAGACTTTGGTATCGGCATGCTGAACAAACTGGGAATCAGACTGACAAGTATTGCAATACTTGTATCGATCCCTTTTGGACTATGGATTCAGCTCGAATCCCCCTACCCTCATAGATTAACAACTATGTATGTACTTTCATTGTTCAACAAAATACCGGAGCACTTTTTGATTCTTGGAATACTTGTGGCGCTCATGCTTCCCAACAGAAGACTGCCCAGTCCTGCTTATATGGCCCCGGTTGAAGGTACAAGAGGCCAGAGAATTCTAAGATGGCTTGGAATTGGTCAACCCATGACGATTGATTCAGATAGCCGCGCCTTGGCATGGTTTGGGTTGAATTGGACCTCGCTATTTGCGATTACGGTATCTGGATTTGTTTTTTATCTAATACATCTAGGCAGAGCTAATCACATAGAGGTGGCACTATCGCTTCCTGGCGGGATATTGGTTTCCTACATCACATTTAGAACACATTCCATTTGGCATGCTATTCCGGCTCACTGGACGCTAAATCTTGTACCAATGGCAATTATTAACTACTTTAAGCTCAATTAATCTTGGTACAGCTATCAGAGGGAATTTCTGACCAGTATGCTCTACATAAAGGCGGATATGGAGCGCAGAATTCTGGTAAGGCATTTTTAGGCGCAGGAAACTCAATCAGCGAAAACCCAAAGGCTCCTAACTTATCATATTTGTCCTGAGCCTCTTCTTTGGACAGATGTCTCCCATTTGTACAAGCTTTTGGCTTGCAGTACTTGTCATTGAAAACTTTCTCACCGTTTATCGCATATGCATCTAGTTCAAAACATTGTTCAACCCCTTTTTCGTTGGGCAGAAATAAAAGTGCGAGGTCTCTTTTCTTCATTGATGAATGAAAAAACGATACATCTTTAAGTAAATTTGAGTCCAGAACCAGCAATAGCGGATAACCTTCGACCTTTGAGTTCATAAAAAATAGCGAAGTTGCTTTATCCCATGTTGAGGTCTGGCAATTGCTTAGATAATAGCCAGGCTGACTTATATAGTAA from Thermodesulfobacteriota bacterium includes:
- a CDS encoding LLM class F420-dependent oxidoreductase; translated protein: MKFGITLPIRLSLEARDNIEIAKAAEDLGIDSIWVSDHVVMPERHLGSFSEMFYDPFVLLSYIAAETSKITLGTSVIILPYRNPVVVAKMIATLDVLSTGRVIFGIGPGWMKEEYAALSVPYEKRGSRTNEYLEAIKELWTSDDPSYDGEFCSFSNIKFYPKPHTKPHPPIFIAGSSEYAIKRAAEYGDGWQPTWVSPDDVKDGISKLEQLSYQKGKDLSNFTFSVRNRLEILDRGFIQNDDPEGNDPPYLIKGSVDEIIAIIKQYEEIGVSHMVLDPACESLDEIFKSIEIVTKEIVPEING
- a CDS encoding TspO/MBR family protein — protein: MVVVLIRESTLKLRIYNESIITTNTIMKIIGLIIWIVICFLPAIVGSQFGPGEWYQTLGKPEWNPPNWIFGPVWTVLYFLMGVSVWLVWKDYGFKLAGIPIAYFIAQLVLNALWSWFFFGMQNIGLALLDIILLWLLILITLIMFWKLNRLAGALLLPYLAWVTFATFLNYYIWHLNK
- a CDS encoding CPBP family glutamic-type intramembrane protease gives rise to the protein MNNSQSNNTEIDITKNRSKKSWAISVAILISLSVYILIFWARLAKLLPEPYNSWTFIYEPLIGPWWINNFFLDLPVYTRLEILWYILCFISSMLIPIIVILLSKRKLTDFGIGMLNKLGIRLTSIAILVSIPFGLWIQLESPYPHRLTTMYVLSLFNKIPEHFLILGILVALMLPNRRLPSPAYMAPVEGTRGQRILRWLGIGQPMTIDSDSRALAWFGLNWTSLFAITVSGFVFYLIHLGRANHIEVALSLPGGILVSYITFRTHSIWHAIPAHWTLNLVPMAIINYFKLN